AAAACGGTTGCTCGAACGATCGATTGCAATCACCTGGATCACCTTGGTCAAGCGGAAGCTCTATTCTTACGTCGGATTACTCACGATGGGCTTGGAGAGGTCTCCCAGCTCGCGCCAGAGCTCGTACGCCGTGTGCAGACCCACGAGCAGGACCACGAACAGCCCGACGAATTTCACGCCGATCGTGCACGCGAGCGCGGCGCCCGTGAACGACAGCCAGAACCACCAGGTGAACGTGAACGGTTGCTCGTggagcgacgcgacgcgcgccaTGCCCCACGTAGCGCACATGATGAAGCACAGAAGTATCGGGTCCAGGAGGATGTACTGATTCAACGTCAGCAGCCCTACATCTGCAacgcaaatgatttttttttccTGGTGGAACAAACTTGATCatctttttattgctttttttatttttttactccactattatttattattgctttaTTAACCTCTCATTTAATTAAAGCATACAATTTTATCACGATTATTCGTCAAAGAGGAGAGATTCTCCTTTGCATCACGAGGCTATAACTTACcggagagaacgagaagagCAGAGAGCGCGGAGGCGCGAATGGACTTGGTGAAGTCCCACACGATCAAGTAGGCCAAGGGTACGGTGGTGGCGCCGAGCATCGTGCAGAACTGGATGGAAGATTTCCAATTAGATTATCGTAATCTCAATGTTTCTACACGTGAAATTACATGGCTTACGATTCTCATGCCGATGTACTTGACATCCTCGAACTTGTCTCCGGGTTTCTCAAAGGCGAACGTGCCATCGTAGCCGGTCAGATAGCCAGACAGAGCGATGAGCATCTAAAATCAAGAACGTAATActttgtgtttgtgtgtgtgagagTTTTGTTTGAAGAAATTACCTACCTTGCCCAAGGGTGGGTGGACGTCGAAGAAGAACGTCCTGTTAATGTACCAGCTGCCCATCTTACCGAAGTGCGTCTCATCCCAACTGCAAGCGGCagatattgggttggccaaaaagtaattgcgttttttttatataaataaaaggcgaatttttcatgggaaacaaaaactttattaaacaatatattgtccattttgtttgattatcttttgccatttttcaggcaacttcatgattccgcgctcaaaaaagttcttatctttttcagcaaaaagcaattccaacaacgatttcatatcctcgtcagcagtaaaggttttaccattcaaggcgttttgcaaagaacgaaacgaatggtaatctgatggtgccaggtctggcgaatatggtggatgtggtaacacgtcccctccaagctgcaacaatttttcacgagtgaccaaacttgtacgtggtctagcgttatcatggtgaaacgcaacacctttgcgattcaccaattctcgacgtttctgtttgatggcatcatttaatttatccagttgacgacagtatacgtctgaattaatggtttgattccttgcaagcagctcaaaatacacaatacctttaaagtcccatcagactgacagcataatctttctttggtgaatatctgcttttcaagtgctttcagcaggttcatcacgcttgctccaccatctttttcgtttgacattgttgtagacgatccatttttcgtcgcctgttatcatgcgtttcaaaaatggatcattttcctcacgtttcaaaagagaatcgcagatgtcaatacgcttagtgagatgaatttctttgagctcacgtggtacccaaatatcgagcttactaatgtatccaaatcgttttaaatggttttcaacactcgatttcgatatgttaagattctcggcaatctctcgtgtcgttaaacgccgattcgaatcgatcagtgcctttattttgtcatcatcaatttcgattggccttcctgagcgtggtgcatctttcacattaaaatctccagatcgaaatttagtaaaccaattttgacactgccgcagttttaaagcatcttcgccatatattgggttggccacaagtaattgcgtttttttttatataaataaaaggcgaatttttcatgggaaacaaaaactttattgaacaatatattgtccattttgtttgattatcttttgccatttttcaggcaacttcatgattccgcgctcaaaaaagttcttatctttttcagcaaaaagcaattccaacaacgatttcatatcctcgtcagcagtaaaggttttaccattcaaggcgttttgcaaagaacgaaacgaatggtaatctgatggtgccaggtctggcgaatatggtggatgtggtaacacgtcccctccaagctgcaacaatttttcacgagtgaccaaacttgtacgtggtctagcgttatcatggtgaaacgcaacacctttgcgattcaccaattctcgacgtttctgtttgatggcatcatttaatttatccagttgacgacagtatacgtctgaattaatggtttgattccttgcaagcagctcaaaatacacaatacctttaaagttccatcagactgacagcataatctttctttggtgaatatctgcttttcaagtgctttcagcaggttcatcacgcttgctccaccatctttttcgtttgacattgttgtagacgatccatttttcgtcgcctgttatcatgcgtttcaaaaatggatcattttcctcacgtttcaaaagagaatcgcagatgtcaatacgcttagtgagatgaatttctttgagctcacgtggtacccaaatatcgagcttactaatgtatccaaatcgttttaaatggttttcaacactcgatttcgatatgttaagattctcggcaatctctcgtgtcgttaaacgccgattcgaatcgatcagtgcctttattttgtcatcatcaatttcgattggccttcctgagcgtggtgcatctttcacattaaaatctccagatcgaaatttagtaaaccaattttgacactgccgcagttttaaagcatcttcgccatatattgggttggccaaaaagtaattgcgtttttttttatataaataaaaggcgaatttttcatgggaaacaaaaactttattgaacaatatattgtccattttgtttgattatcttttgccatttttcaggcaacttcatgattccgcgctcaaaaaagttcttatctttttcagcaaaaaacaattccaacaacgatttcatatcctcgtcagcagtaaaggttttaccattcaaggcgttttgcaaagaacgaaacaaatggtaatctgatggtgccaggtctggcgaatatggtggatgtggtaacacgtcccctccaagctgcaacaatttttcacgagtgaccaaacttgtacgtggtctaacgttatcatggtgaaacgcaacacctttgcgattcaccaattctcgacgtttctgtttgatggcatcgtttaatttatccagttgacgacagtatacgtctgaattaatggtttgattccttgcaagcagctcaaaatacacaatacctttaaagtcccaccagactgacagcataatctttctttggtgaatatctgcttttcaagtgctttcagcaggttcatcacgcttgctccaccatctttttcgtttgacgttgttgtagacgatcgatttttcgtcgcctgttatcatgcgtttcaaaaatggatcattttcctcacgtttcaaaagagaatcgcagatgtcaatacgcttagtgagatgaatttctttgagctcacgtggtaccgaaatatcgagcttactaatgtatccaagtcgtttgaaatggttttcaacactcgatttcgatatgttaagattctcggcaatctctcgtgtcgttaaacgccgattcgaatcgatcagtgcctttattttgtcatcatcaatttcgattggccttcctgagcgtggtgcatctttcacattaaaatctgcagatcgaaatttagtaaacgaattttgacactgccgcagttttaaagcatcttcgccatatacatcagataactttttatgagcttgcacagcgtttttcccttttcggaagtaataaaagaaaatatgaggaaaatgttctttttgattttccattttgaaatcgacggcaaagaaacaatcgttaacgaaatcgtgtactttctttttgtaaaacaagcttgaactgtgagttgttaacctacataatgaatttgcggtttagaatgaagttagttacatttcaagacatgtacgtccatctattggaaaaaaacgcaattactttttggccaacccaatataataatacacaaGAGTTTCCTATTAAAGCGACGAGAAATCCACAAGTGGAATTTCACACTGCCTTACCACACGTGCTCCGGCTCCGTGACTTTGTAAAACCTGGTGATCAGCGTGAGTACCGTTATCCCGCCGAGCAGCGGCCACCAGAGCCTGCGAACATCAGAGAGAAATCATCGGGAGCCGTCAGGATTTCGGCTTATAACCTCAACACAGCATCGATATCTCGCGCGAATTCGTCGAAAGTTGACTTCACTTTTTACCGATTCTTCAGAAATCCTATGGACACTATGGATTCTATGGTATACGTTAAATTCACACGTACGTTGCGTTCTCTTCCCCCTCGTTCGCTGCATCCTTCGATTTAGATGCGACCTCCTGGACACCGCTGGCCTTCTTCATACTTCGTTAAGATGATACTTATATTTAGTATAAATTGTCAAAAAGTTCACTCGAGTCGAATTAAATCATCTGTGCCGGGGAGAAGGAGGCAGCTCCGAAACGCGCGAGGCGAAGCGGAAAGCGACGAACTCTCGCGGATGCGGGACCGCGTGGCGTCTGTTGGAATTTTTTGGTTACTTCCGAGCGCCTGCGGCACCGCAACCGGCTCGCGCGGCGTGTGTCGGATTGCCGCTCCGCAGGCGCCCGCGTTTATTGGACTCGAAAATTAGTTCCAGAAGCCTCCGCTGTTTTTGATCGAGAATCGAGGCCGGTACGGCTACGAGCCAAACgcagttttattttcaagtagtGGGCccgcataataaataaaataatttttatttttgaataagatgactaaataaaataaactttttatttgtaattaatactTATCAAGGGCGGATCgaatagatatttaatatcgagTAGTGTATCGACTTATTGTTAGTAGAATATATTACAAGAACATTTCGCTCTCAGCTGGCACGTTCCAGGGACGAATTCTAAACACTAGCTGTTAAGACAGAAGGAGGAGCGATATCCCTTCACGTTGCACGTTACTTTCAGCTACTCCCGCGTCGTGTGACTCTGGAGCTGGAGTTGTCCATGTACATACTTCTGTCCGACGCACAGTGGGGAATTTTCGCTGAAACGTGGCCATAAATCGAGGAATCATCAGATTTGCACAAAACTTGGTAGACTTATGTTTTCGAGGTTGCTGATCACGAATCCAATATGTAAATatgcaaaaacaaaatggtGGTCTTAATATAGTGTAGCGAACCATGAATACTcatcaatatcgatatcaatgaATGTTTGGGGTTGCCGATTACTAATCAGATTCGAGAATGtctggaaaaataatgttagacTTAATAATGGTGCAGGGtagagtttatttttataagtttaaaaaaaataaaaacaaaaaatacaaaatgttacaaaatgttttatacaaacatTTCATGGTACAAATGTCTCTATTTAAtgacatcaataaaaatttttttaaataattttttaaaacaattttttcgaaaatttatgtaaacaattgtttttcaaaaattttattaacttcattAAATACGGGCGTTTTTActatgaaacttttgtataaaacattttttgatatttcgaatacttttcgagatatatcgagaaaagtaataaGGTGGTTGTAATAACCTTATAACAAAAGTAGCAGATAGTAGCAGCtaattattgtgaattttAGTTGCTAATAGTATAGACtacaagatgaaaaagaaaagaacgcggGATCTAGCGGGATCTGCAACTAAAGTCTACacgaagtaaatattaatttaggaaGATATAAACTTTGTCGGACTATCGTTATGTGTCGTAAAACAAACACGACAAGcgttatttcaaaaatgtaaataagaaaaatcttcTGCAATCCTCCAGGAAGAGCATCCATTTTGCAGAACttgattatcacttttatttacaaagttattaacactcaaagttcaatgaaaatattcacgcaATGCGTGAGAAACGTGTGTCGCCCATAAAGGCCTACTTTCAACTGACATACCTGCTCGACTTCAAATAGTAGGGGACTAAGGGCAACGGGATTCTATCCAGGGAACAGTCCTTTATCGATTCTCAAGGACGATAGACCCTAACtcgaaacttcatttttcgatttttgaccagctttttgacaaaattcccCACTGTGCGACGTCAAGCACAGTATTTATTTATCCCGTATTCCGTGGACCGGCCGTTGGTCACGTGCGCCGGAAAATGCAGGCCACGTTGATCTGTATTTAGAATGGAGGTTACGGGAAGAGTGGGGCACCGCGACGccgagaggaggaggagccgTCTTCGTCGTCGGGACTGAACGCTAATGGATCGGTCGTGGACGAACACGGACACCATTTACCATCTCCCAGGCAGCGCGGGCGGAATCTCGTAACTGGGGAAccatcttgaacgcgggaaccTGCATTCTTACGGTCTTTATTCCGCCTCGCCGCGCGGATCAAAGAACCGAACGGAATGAATAACACGAAATACACGGATGTACTtcaagacagagagagagacaaagagcgtgtgagagagagagagagggggggggggagaggcGGTGCGGATGTATTATGCGGCATAAATGCGGTGGGGATGAAATCCGACGGAAATATCGCTTCTGCGGGGGAAAACGACTCCGTCGTCGTCCAGGGCTCCACCGCGAGCTCTCCATCCTCGTCTCGTTGGCGGAGGCGCGGTAAGAACCACCACCCCTGCACCGCCCTTCTTCGATTCGCGATCGCCTGTCGGTTGCGCGGCGATTAATACATACACGTGCATATAATAGCTTTACACGTCGAGCGATCGCGGGCTGCGGCAATCGTGCTCGCGTCCACTCGCGTCGCACGTGCGCTCCGACGTGGAAATACTTTACCCCGATGGAACTCGAGTGCCTCGCGTGTCGCGTTTGAGCGCGGGCGGTCTTCGAGCGTCGGAATAACGGTTACgcacgcgtacgtacgtgcctTTGGAAGGAAACGAGTGACGTTGCTGACGGTGCAAGACGCGAGTGtcagaatttaaattttactcgaCGTTAATTTTAATCCTTTTGTCGCGCCCCATTCGCATTGTTGAGAATCTTTGTGCAACGATAAAGAGGCGCGTCTCTTAAAACTCTTTAAGAGCGTCTCTTACGTAAGAACGAAGTACGCCGATGACACTGAACTCTCTCCGGTTGCAGGCGAGACACGATGGAAAGGGACGCCGGGTACAGAGTGGTACCGCTTCACCACCGGCCCGAGTTGATCAGGGATTGTTGTAAGTTACTTAATTCTGAATGGCCTCGAAGCGAGACTGCACGGTGTGTTACGTTCCCCCTTGGTTTGAGAAATACTGAATACTCCAGGAAGGTGGACCGAGTACCGACACGCTCACAGCTCTCGCCTCTTCTTACGTTGCAGGATGAAGTCGCTGAGCGTGTCCTGCGACGACTTTCCCACCTGCCTGGTCTTGATTAACAACGAGAACAAGGTCCTCGGGCACTGCAAGATCTCGCTGGTGGCCAAGTCCAGGATCAGCTGCTTCATCGAGTCCGGTAAGCAGAGGCAGCGTCACGCTGTCTCGTCCCAGCGTCAGCTCGATCGTCGTGTCCTCACGCGTTCCCGATGTTTCAGTCGTGATCGACTACCGGTGCAGGTCGCAGGGGCTGGGCTCCAGGTTGTTGCGCGGCGTGGAGGAGCACGTCGCGAAGAGAGGCCTGAGGAACGTCTACCTGAAGACGGACGGTCAGGAGGTGTTCTACTACAAGAACGGCTACAGGGTGTGCGACCCGTTCAAGGCGTACGGCATCAACATCATAACCGCCAGCCCGCCTCCCGGCAGGGCCAGGTTCAGGGAACGCGACGCGAGTCAGGCTACCGGGctaccgccaccgccaccgccccCGCCGATGCCGGCGTTCCAGCTGTCCAGGTTCTTCGACATGCGGATGATGTCGCAGAAGACGCACATGGTGAAGAAACTGTGATAACGCGAGTGCTGCATGAGATCAAGCCAAACGCCGAGGCAATCGGTGCGAAAAATAGAACGAGAAAATTTGGGGAAACGGAGAAATTATTAGAAACAGAGCATAGGACGAGTCTCATGTCGTAGCCGTTTAGGACCTGGGCACTTCGGTTCGGCAAACCAAGCTAGCTCATGCACACAGTCATACCGGATCACCATGGCTGATCGCAGCTGATTCGATCTTCCGCTTCCATCGCGACGAAGATCTACCCGACATGAAACAACGACTACTCCGGAGCCTGGGCTCTCATCATTCGCAAGGTCTAGGGATACTTGGGACTCGCGTCCGCGCCTATCTCTCCTCAGCTTTAATCTAGCTCTTGCAGTCCTAATTTACGCGTAGGTTTAATTAATCGAGAGCTTTTTAGTACAAAGTATCACGTTTCGCGcttccatttatttatttatttatttatttcatgctTCCCCCGTGATCTGTCGTGCTCCAGCGACAGAGAGCAACGCGAGCACGCTCGCTTCTCCCCTTATTGTCTACTATTGTCTAGCTGCAATTCACCCTGCGAGCGAACGCTGCAACGCTCGAACGTAATTgcgtaatttgtaataaacggatgcgattaatatatttttccatcagagaaaaaaaaaacgtggcACATGCATCTCGTTATTTACGCACTCCCACGTCCTCGCGTCGTCCTCATGAGGTGGTCGCGATGCCGCAGACCTTCCGGTGGTACTCGGGCTGCCTCAGGCACTCGACCAGGAACGCACCCAGGTCGTGCTTGGAGATCGCACGTCCGGGCGACGAATCGAACGTGACCGTGTACCTGGACCTGGGCGTGTCTGCGAAGCACGAAATTTCAGATTGAGATTCCTT
The Ooceraea biroi isolate clonal line C1 chromosome 12, Obir_v5.4, whole genome shotgun sequence DNA segment above includes these coding regions:
- the LOC105281932 gene encoding N-alpha-acetyltransferase 80 isoform X2, translating into MTLNSLRLQARHDGKGRRVQSGTASPPARVDQGLLMKSLSVSCDDFPTCLVLINNENKVLGHCKISLVAKSRISCFIESVVIDYRCRSQGLGSRLLRGVEEHVAKRGLRNVYLKTDGQEVFYYKNGYRVCDPFKAYGINIITASPPPGRARFRERDASQATGLPPPPPPPPMPAFQLSRFFDMRMMSQKTHMVKKL
- the LOC105281932 gene encoding N-alpha-acetyltransferase 80 isoform X1 encodes the protein MRHKCGGDEIRRKYRFCGGKRLRRRPGLHRELSILVSLAEARRDTMERDAGYRVVPLHHRPELIRDCCKLLNSEWPRSETARMKSLSVSCDDFPTCLVLINNENKVLGHCKISLVAKSRISCFIESVVIDYRCRSQGLGSRLLRGVEEHVAKRGLRNVYLKTDGQEVFYYKNGYRVCDPFKAYGINIITASPPPGRARFRERDASQATGLPPPPPPPPMPAFQLSRFFDMRMMSQKTHMVKKL